In the Cellulomonas sp. C5510 genome, CCGAGCAGCGGCACGGCGGGCAGGGCACCGGCGTCGACCGCGGCGATCCCGACGCTCGTGCCGGTCCCGACGGCGAACCCCGGCCCGACCAGCCAGGACAGCGCCCAGAGCACCAGCGTCGGCACGTAGGCCAGCTCGGCCACCGCGAGCACGGCCCCGCCCACGGGGTCGAGGTCCAGGCTGCGCACCACCTCCGCCACGGCGGTGCGGCCGGTCACCACCCACAGCGCGGCGAGCAGCGTCGCGACCAGCACGAGCGTGGCCAGGGCGGTCGTCCCGGCCGCGACGCCGTGGGCCACCGGCTCGGGCAGCCGGGCACGGACCGGCTCGAGCACGTCCCGCAGCCGTGGCGCCTCCGGCCGGCGCAGCAGCCCGGACGCCAGCCCGACGGCGGAGAGCACGGCCGCGCCGAGCACCCCGGCGCCGATGTGCAGCAGGGGCACCCCGGTGGCGAGTCCGGCGACGAGCACGACGCCCGTGTACGCGGCGACGCCTGCGCCCAGCGCGGACCGCGTGGCGTAGCCGGACCGGCGCGCGGAGGCGTAGCAGCCGAACAGCGCGAGCGCGGTGAGGCCGAGCGGCACCAGCGTGACACCCGGTGCCAGCGTCATCGGCACGCCGTGCGCGAGCAGCCACAGCCCGGTGGCGATCGACACGGCGTGCGTCCACGGCACGTCGGAGGCGGCCGGCGCCGAGGACGTCGCGACGTACGCCGCGACGGACGGCAGCACCACGACGAGCAGCGACAGCAGCGCCGCCTGCAGCCCGGCGAGCAGGCCGCCCACCCAGCGCGGGGCGCCGTCCAGGTCGCTGACGAAGAACCGCGGCGGCGCCGAGTCGTCCAGCACCCGGCGACGCGGGCGGGGACGGGTTCCGGGCGCGCTGCTCACCGCCCCATGGTCGCCGCCCGCACGGCCCCGGACGCCGAACCGCCCCGGCGCGCCGCGGGATGACCCGGGGCGCGCCGGGGCGGCCGGCGTGGCGTGCGCGTCAGGACAGCAGCGCCCGGGCGAGCTCCGCGGTCTCGGTCGGGGTGGTCCCGACCTTGACTCCCGCGGCCTCGAGGGCCTCCTTCTTGGCCTGCGCGGTGCCGGCCGAGCCAGACACGATGGCGCCGGCGTGACCCATCGTCTTGCCCTCCGGCGCGGTGAACCCGGCGACGTACGCGACGACCGGCTTCGTGACGTGCTCGGCGATGTACGCCGCCGCACGCTCCTCCGCGTCGCCGCCGATCTCGCCGATGAGCACGACGAGGTCGGTCTCCGGGTCGGCCTCGAACGCCGCCAGCGCGTCGATGTGCGTCGTGCCGATGATCGGGTCCCCGCCGATGCCGACCGCCGTGGAGAACCCGAGGTCCCGCAGCTCGTACATCATCTGGTAGGTCAGCGTGCCGGACTTCGACACCAGACCGATACGGCCGGGCCCCGTGATGTCCGCGGGGATGATGCCGACGTTCGACTTCCCCGGGCTGATGAGACCCGGGCAGTTCGGGCCGACGAGGCGCACGCCCTTGTCCTGCGCGTAGGCGAAGAACTCGGCGGTGTCGGCCACCGGCACACCCTCGGTGATGATCACGATCAGCGGCACGCCCGCGTCGACGGCCTCGATCACGGCCGCCTTGGTGAAGGCCGGCGGCACGAAGATCACGGACACGTCGGCCCGGGTCGCCTCGACGGCGTCGCGCACCGTGCCGAACACCGGGATCGCCACGGTGAGGCCGGAGCCGTCGCCGCGCGGGTACTCCACGCTGGTGCCGGCCTTGCGCGGGTTCACGCCGCCGACGATGGTCGTGCCGGCGGCGAGCATGCGGGTGGTGTGCTTGCTGCCTTCGGACCCGGTCATGCCCTGCACGATGACCTTGGAGTCCGCGGTCAGGAAGATCGCCATGGGGTTGGTCTCTCGTCTCTCGCGTCGCTGCGTTCGGTCGGTCGTCAGGCGGTCGCGGCCAGGCGGGCGGCCTCGGCCGCACCCCCGTCCATCGTCTCGGCCAGCGTGACGAGCGGGTGGGCCGCGTCCCTCAGGATGCGCCGGCCCGCGACCACGTTGTTGCCGTCGAGGCGCACGACGAGCGGCTTGGTGGCCTGGTCGCCCAGGATGCCCAGCGCCGCGACGATGCCGTTGGCGACCGCGTCGCACGCCGTGATGCCGCCGAACACGTTGACGAACACGGCCTTCACCTGCGGGTCCGACAGGATGATGTCGAGACCGGCCGCCATGACCTCCGCCGAGGCGCCGCCGCCGATGTCGAGGAAGTTCGCCGGCTTGACGCCGCCGTGCTCCCGGCCGGCGTACGCGACCACGTCCAGCGTGCTCATGACCAGACCGGCGCCGTTGCCGATGACGCCGACCTCGCCGTCGAGCTTCACGTAGTTGAGGTCCTTCGCCTTGGCCCTCGCCTCGAGCGGGTCCGCCGCGGCGGCGTCCTCGAGGGCCGCGTGGTCCTCGTGACGGAACTCCGCGTTGCCGTCGAGCGTGACCTTGCCGTCGAGCGCGACCACGTCGCCCGCCTCGGTCAGGACGAGCGGGTTCACCTCGACGAGCGTGGCGTCCTCCTCGCGGTAGACGTCCCACAGCCGGGTCAGCACGGCGGCGACCTTCGGGGCCACCGCGGCGTCGAAGCCGGCGGCCGCGACGATCTCGTCGGCCTTCGCGGCGTCGATGCCGGTCCGCGGGTCCACCGGGACGCGCGCGAGCGCCTCCGGGCGCTCCACCGCGAGCTGCTCGATCTCCATGCCGCCCTCGACGCTCGCCATGGCGAGGTACCGGCGCTCGGCGCGGTCGAGCAGCAGGGAGAAGTAGTACTCCTCCGCGATGCTCGCGCCCGCGGCGACCATCACGCGGTGCACCGTGTGGCCCTTGATGTCCATGCCGAGGATCTCGGCGGCCCGCGCCTCGGCCTCGTCGGCGGAGCGGGCGATCTTCACGCCGCCGGCCTTGCCGCGGCCGCCGGTCTTCACCTGCGCCTTGACGACGACCACGCCCGTGGCGCCCTCGGCGGCCAGCAGGGTCTCGGCCGCGGTCCGCGCCTCGGCGGGCGTCGTCGCGACGAT is a window encoding:
- a CDS encoding DUF6350 family protein produces the protein MSSAPGTRPRPRRRVLDDSAPPRFFVSDLDGAPRWVGGLLAGLQAALLSLLVVVLPSVAAYVATSSAPAASDVPWTHAVSIATGLWLLAHGVPMTLAPGVTLVPLGLTALALFGCYASARRSGYATRSALGAGVAAYTGVVLVAGLATGVPLLHIGAGVLGAAVLSAVGLASGLLRRPEAPRLRDVLEPVRARLPEPVAHGVAAGTTALATLVLVATLLAALWVVTGRTAVAEVVRSLDLDPVGGAVLAVAELAYVPTLVLWALSWLVGPGFAVGTGTSVGIAAVDAGALPAVPLLGALPAPDVTGGVLLAAPAVTVLAGAVTAAVLRRRLVTQRARDPFVAGATAAVTAGIGAVLLAALARGGIGPGRMADLGPDPLAVGLAVAAGVAVGALVVLLPGDRHVRAAVASGLRRSRDAVSGTVRRTQAPVAGGGAEREASAAGASGAATGAGSASRPDGADGA
- the sucD gene encoding succinate--CoA ligase subunit alpha translates to MAIFLTADSKVIVQGMTGSEGSKHTTRMLAAGTTIVGGVNPRKAGTSVEYPRGDGSGLTVAIPVFGTVRDAVEATRADVSVIFVPPAFTKAAVIEAVDAGVPLIVIITEGVPVADTAEFFAYAQDKGVRLVGPNCPGLISPGKSNVGIIPADITGPGRIGLVSKSGTLTYQMMYELRDLGFSTAVGIGGDPIIGTTHIDALAAFEADPETDLVVLIGEIGGDAEERAAAYIAEHVTKPVVAYVAGFTAPEGKTMGHAGAIVSGSAGTAQAKKEALEAAGVKVGTTPTETAELARALLS
- the sucC gene encoding ADP-forming succinate--CoA ligase subunit beta, encoding MDLFEYQARDMFERHGVPVLGGIVATTPAEARTAAETLLAAEGATGVVVVKAQVKTGGRGKAGGVKIARSADEAEARAAEILGMDIKGHTVHRVMVAAGASIAEEYYFSLLLDRAERRYLAMASVEGGMEIEQLAVERPEALARVPVDPRTGIDAAKADEIVAAAGFDAAVAPKVAAVLTRLWDVYREEDATLVEVNPLVLTEAGDVVALDGKVTLDGNAEFRHEDHAALEDAAAADPLEARAKAKDLNYVKLDGEVGVIGNGAGLVMSTLDVVAYAGREHGGVKPANFLDIGGGASAEVMAAGLDIILSDPQVKAVFVNVFGGITACDAVANGIVAALGILGDQATKPLVVRLDGNNVVAGRRILRDAAHPLVTLAETMDGGAAEAARLAATA